The stretch of DNA GATATCCCGGCTCGTCAAGTGCGACGATCCAAGCGAGATCGGCGGCCAAGCTGGGCTGTACATCGTCAGGCGTCTAGAATTCCGTTCGTGGCTGGTGACGCGCGGGAGGCGGCACGCCGCGATCGTCGGAGGCGCGCCACCGAGACGCGATCGACGGAAAGCCGAGGAGCGACGTCGCCTCGCGGTCCGCGAGATCGACGAACACGCGCGGGCCGACGCCCGGGTTGTCGGGCTTCGGCGCCGGGAAGGTGAGACGACCGTCATGCAGGATGAAGTGCGATCGTCATCCGGATTCGACTTGCAGCCGACGTTGGCCGGCGCGCTCGTGGCGTTGCGCCCGCTCGTGCCACAGGACTTCGACGCGTTGTTCGCCGTCGCGTCGGATCCGCTCGTGTGGGCACAGCATCCGGACAAGTCGCGGTCGACGCCGGACGGTTTCCGCCGGTTCTTCGACGTCGCGATCGCCTCGGGAGGCGCGCTGCTCGTCGCCGATCGCGCGACCGGGCAGGTGATTGGGTCGTCGCGGTTCCACGGTTACGATCCGGACGCGGACGAGGTCGAGATCGGCTGGACGTTTCTCGCCCGTTCTCGCTGGGGCGGCCGCTACAACGGCGAGATGAAGGCGCTGATGCTCCGGCACGCCTTCCGGTTCGTGCGGCACGTCGTGTTTCTCGTCGCGCCGGGCAACCTCCGGTCTCAACTGGCGTTGGCGAAGATCGGGGCGGTGCGTGTCGCGGACCGCTGCGATCCCTCCGGCGCGGCGGTGTACGTCTTTCAGATCGACGCGGGAGACGGCCGGTTCGTCTAGTCTCAACGATCGCGGCGGGGCCGTCTCGAGGTCCCAGCCGAGCCTCTCGAGTCATTGCGTCGGGCGCCTGCCGCCAGTCATGACGCGTAACTTCACAATCCTGTCATGTAGACGCAGGCCCGAGGCACCAGGAGACGATCGAGGCTCTGACGGGATTGGCGGAGAGAGTGGGATTCGAACCCACGGTAGAGTTTCCCCTACACACGCTTTCCAAGCGTGCTCCTTCAACCACTCGGACATCTCTCCGTGTCTGTAGAATCAATGGTTTACGGGCGAGTGGCTCAGCCCGAAACCCCGATTGTGATAGAAATTGTGATAAGTCCCTCAATCTCTGAAGATCACTTACGGGCGTCTCACCCGCTCCGAGACCGCCGGATCCTTCGCCGTTTCGAGTGTGGCTCAGGCGCTGTCGGCCGCCGATACGGGGCAAACCTGACCAGTATAGCGCCGCTCAGCACGTGGCCGGTGGAGCATGATCATGCGCATGCGGTCACGGTCGATATTGACGCTCGGATCCTGCGGCAAATGAAGGCGATCCGGCAGAAGGAAAGCCGTCCGTTGGGCGCCGTCGTGTCGGCGCTACTGGGCAGAGGCACTCGCCGAGCGGCGT from Acidobacteriota bacterium encodes:
- a CDS encoding GNAT family N-acetyltransferase, which translates into the protein MQDEVRSSSGFDLQPTLAGALVALRPLVPQDFDALFAVASDPLVWAQHPDKSRSTPDGFRRFFDVAIASGGALLVADRATGQVIGSSRFHGYDPDADEVEIGWTFLARSRWGGRYNGEMKALMLRHAFRFVRHVVFLVAPGNLRSQLALAKIGAVRVADRCDPSGAAVYVFQIDAGDGRFV